The Haloplanus sp. CK5-1 genome contains a region encoding:
- a CDS encoding glycosyltransferase family 39 protein, with the protein MPRRPRRDRLLAAALVVLAGVVVYWLAVDLFPYHSVNDDEGVYLTQAAMLLEGQLYLRPGPLGDLVRPWFFVEEAAGDDLRYYSKYSPVAAGFFAVGQALGDPNLSLGVVAAGNAALVYVLATDAFDRRTARFAVVALAATPLFLFSSAVFLPYAPTTLCNLAFAVAYVRTMRRDSPRWGVVAGAAIGLAFFARPYTAVCFAAPFIAHSLGSLWWTRGTDRFRPTLARLLAVAGLGLAGVAATLGYNALVTGDPLLFPYQVFGPQDGPGFGRRELLGYDRLYTPALAAETTVRLLTLLSTEWTVAGPVGTLLALVGLRRLPTDRASVTDPTLSPPTLRAVVVGIVPAVVLGNAYFWGTLNGLENGLIGLLGPYYHFDLLLPLSAFAAAGAFVLWDRFTERVRRLDGRERRAVLAVALLVGTGVGGAAAVDAVDGPYDENRLRTSNLATAYEPVEERSFDDAVVFLPTPYGDWLNHPFQHLRNDPGLDGDALFVQNQGDVERFETIDATGDRRPYRFTYRGDWTGAVTAVDPALVPLSVERGDRVTATTTLGVPARATTARARIVTEAGSARYGIGRVDDSVTVDWEVGGERAGVTGRDPAGNATAPLPTGVSEVTLLVTFVEPQGTTVTYRQTVSVERTPTGVRVIWPPETRICSLTTDCGREGTYVGPDGDYVSGVSVETSAASRNASWAG; encoded by the coding sequence GTGCCCCGTCGACCCCGTCGCGACCGCCTCCTCGCCGCCGCGCTCGTCGTCCTCGCCGGCGTCGTCGTCTACTGGCTGGCGGTCGACCTCTTCCCGTACCACTCAGTCAACGACGACGAGGGCGTCTACCTCACGCAGGCGGCCATGCTGCTGGAGGGACAGTTGTACCTCCGGCCTGGACCCCTCGGCGACCTCGTGCGACCGTGGTTTTTCGTCGAGGAAGCGGCCGGCGACGACCTCCGGTACTACTCGAAGTACTCCCCCGTCGCGGCCGGGTTCTTCGCCGTCGGGCAGGCACTCGGCGATCCGAACCTGAGCCTCGGCGTCGTCGCCGCCGGCAACGCCGCCCTCGTGTACGTACTGGCGACCGACGCGTTCGACCGGCGGACCGCCCGATTCGCCGTCGTCGCGCTCGCCGCGACCCCGCTGTTTCTCTTCTCCTCGGCCGTCTTCCTCCCCTACGCCCCGACGACGCTTTGCAACCTCGCGTTCGCGGTGGCGTACGTCCGGACGATGCGCCGCGACTCACCGCGGTGGGGTGTCGTCGCTGGCGCGGCCATCGGCCTCGCCTTCTTCGCCCGCCCCTACACCGCCGTCTGCTTCGCCGCGCCCTTCATCGCTCACTCGCTGGGATCGCTGTGGTGGACGCGCGGGACGGACCGCTTTCGCCCGACACTCGCTCGACTCCTCGCCGTCGCGGGCCTCGGTCTCGCCGGCGTCGCGGCCACCCTCGGCTACAACGCCCTCGTGACTGGCGATCCGCTCCTGTTTCCCTACCAGGTGTTCGGCCCGCAGGACGGACCCGGCTTCGGCCGGCGCGAACTGCTGGGGTACGACCGCCTCTACACGCCCGCACTCGCCGCGGAGACGACGGTCAGACTGCTCACCCTCCTGTCGACGGAGTGGACGGTCGCCGGTCCCGTCGGCACGCTACTCGCGTTGGTCGGACTCCGCCGGCTCCCGACCGATCGGGCGTCGGTCACCGACCCGACGCTCTCCCCGCCCACGCTCCGGGCCGTCGTCGTCGGCATCGTCCCGGCCGTCGTCCTCGGTAACGCCTACTTCTGGGGGACGCTCAACGGACTGGAAAACGGGCTGATCGGCCTGCTTGGGCCGTACTACCACTTCGACCTGCTCCTCCCGCTGTCGGCGTTCGCCGCCGCGGGTGCGTTCGTCCTGTGGGACCGATTCACCGAGAGGGTCCGCCGACTCGACGGGCGGGAACGGCGGGCCGTCCTCGCCGTCGCTCTCCTCGTCGGGACGGGCGTCGGCGGCGCCGCGGCCGTCGACGCCGTCGACGGACCGTACGACGAGAACCGTCTCCGCACGTCGAACCTCGCGACGGCGTACGAGCCGGTCGAGGAGCGGTCGTTCGACGACGCCGTCGTGTTCCTCCCCACGCCCTACGGCGACTGGCTCAACCACCCGTTTCAGCACCTCCGCAACGATCCGGGACTGGACGGCGACGCCCTCTTCGTGCAAAATCAGGGCGACGTCGAGCGGTTCGAGACGATCGACGCGACCGGCGACCGGCGACCGTACCGCTTCACCTACCGCGGGGACTGGACCGGTGCGGTGACGGCGGTCGATCCGGCGCTGGTCCCCCTGTCGGTCGAACGGGGCGACCGCGTGACCGCGACGACGACGCTCGGCGTGCCGGCGCGGGCGACGACCGCCAGGGCGCGGATCGTCACGGAGGCCGGCAGCGCCCGGTACGGAATCGGTCGCGTCGACGACTCGGTGACGGTCGACTGGGAGGTCGGCGGGGAGCGCGCCGGCGTGACCGGGCGCGACCCGGCCGGGAACGCGACCGCACCGCTCCCGACCGGCGTGAGCGAGGTGACGCTGCTCGTGACGTTCGTCGAGCCACAGGGAACGACGGTCACCTACCGGCAGACGGTGAGCGTCGAGCGGACGCCGACGGGCGTTCGCGTCATCTGGCCGCCCGAGACGCGGATCTGTTCGCTCACGACCGACTGCGGGCGTGAGGGGACGTACGTCGGTCCGGACGGCGACTACGTCTCGGGCGTGTCGGTCGAGACGAGCGCGGCGAGTCGGAACGCGTCGTGGGCAGGGTAG